The DNA segment TGCCTCGGCGCAGCAATCATCTGGACCGAAAAGTCGGTGCACGTTACTGTAACGCACGTGCTGATCGGCGCGACGCTATTGGGCCTGACCGCGCTCTACGTCATCCAACGCCGCAGTCGCACCGAGCCGATGACCACGATCGCAACGACCCAGAAAGAGGCGCTCGCATGAAAGCGACCGCAGTTGCCGATGCGACCGTAAGCCAACGAACCAACCGGCTTCGCCAATACTATCTGCTCAGCAAGCCGCGAGTGACTCTTCTCGTTTGGATCACCACTTGTGCGGGCCTGCTTACAGGCGTCCTGGTCTCCGGCGCGTCCGTCAGCCCTCTGATCGTCTTTCACGCCCTGGTCGGCAGTTGGTTCGTGATAGCCAGCGCAAACGCCCTCAATCAAGCCTTAGAGCATCGAGAAGACGGCCAAATGGCGCGCACCGCCAATCGACCTGTGCCTGCCGGGCGCGTCTCCTACGACGAAGCCGTCGCCGTCGGCGTCGCATGGGGCGTGATCGGCGTTCTGCAGCTCGCCTTTTTCGTCAATCTGCTGACGGCCTTTCTCGGCGCTCTCTCCATTGCGCTCTATGTGGGCGCCTACACGCCTCTCAAGAAAGTTACCCCCCTATGCACGGGCATTGGCGCCATCCCGGGCGCGATACCGCCACTGGCGGGATACACCGCTGCCACGGGCGAAATCACCCCGCTTGCTTTTCTGCTCTTCCTCGTGCAGTTCTTCTGGCAGTTCCCGCACTTTTGGGCCATCGCCTGGCTGAACAGAGAAGATTACGCCAAAGCCGGGTTCCTGATGCTGCCCGTGCGCAACAATCCCGAGCGCTCCACAGGGCTGCTCGCCTTCGTCTATGCGCTGGCGCTAATCCCCGTCGCCGCGATGCCCGCGCTCTATCTGCACCGCCCCGTCCTTTATCTGATCGGCGCAATCCTCCTCAGCGCCTGGTTCGCCGCCAAAGCCTATCGCTTTGCAAAACAGCCCGACCAATCGACCGCAAAGAAGACCCTGTTAGCGAGCGTTGCGTTTCTGCCGGTTTGGCTGATCCTCTTGATTCTGGGGGCGGCATGAGCGCATCCGACGCACAACCCATCGTCCCGCCGCCGTCGAGCGATCTCGCGCGAGACCGCCTGCCCGATAACTGGCCGAACGCCCAGCCCAATCCCGAAGTGACAACTCGCTTGGGCGTCCTGCTGTTCCTCGTCTCCCTAGGCGCTCTTTTTGCAGCGCTGGCCGCCATCTTTCTCTACCGATTGGGCGACCGCCTCGACTATCGCTTCGAGGCGCCCCGCATCCTGTGGGCCAGCACGGCGGCGATCCTGCTCAGCGACATCGCCTACTTTCTGGGCCAGCGCGCCATCCGCCGCGATCTAAAGAATATGTTGCTTCTCTGGGTCGGCGGGGCGCTGGCTTTGGGCATCGCCTTCACCACCATGCAAGCGCTAGCCTGGGTCGAACTGCTCATGCTCGGCATCACCGCACAGTCCAACCCGTTCAGCGGCATGTTCTATCTCTTTACAGCGATTCATGCATTGCACGTTGCGGTCGGCCTTGGACTCTTGGTCGCCGTGCTCTATGGCGCCTATCTTCATCGCTACTCCGCCGCCCGCCGCTCGTTCGTCGATCTCACCGGCCTCTATTGGCGCTTCCTCAACATCGTCTGGCTGGGACTCTTCTACCTCTTGGTGATTTTATGAATATTCGTCTCGCGCTGTGGACGCTCCTGATCTGCGTTTTGGGCGGCGTCTCCGTCGCGTTCTTTCTCAAGAATCGACCGGCGCTCGCCGCCCTGCCTGTGGTCAAATCCGTTCCCGACTTCAGCCTTGCCGGACACGACGGCAACCCCATCGCCCTCAAAGACCTGAAAGGCAAGGTCTGGGCCGCCGACTTCTTCTTCGCTTCGTGCAGCGGCATCTGCCCGACCATGCAGAAGAATCTGACCCAGGCGCACAAAGCCTTCGCCAAAGAGCCGAACTTCCGCATGCTCTCCATCACCGTCGATCCCGAGCGCGACACGGTCGAAATCCTGAGCGAATACAGCAAAAACTGGGACGCCGACGCCAAAGGCTGGCTGTTTGTAACCGGCGACCGCAAAGCGATCTACCAATTGGCGCGGCACGGCTTCCTGCTGACCGCCGAACCCGCGCCCAAAGGCGAGGACGGCGGCCCGGACGACTTCATCCATAGCGAAAAGACCGCGCTGGTCGATAAAAAAGGCCAAATCCGAGGCTACTACGATGCCACCAACCCGGAAGCCGTCAAGCAGATGATCAAAGACGCCCGCGGACTGCTGGCCGAATGAACTGGATCGACCAGCTCCCCACCGTCAACGCCTGCCTCAACTCGACCTCGTTCGTCCTCTTGCTCCTCGGTTACGTCCAAATCCGCAAACGCAATATCAACGCCCATCGCGCCTTCATGGGTTCGGCGTTCGCCGTCTCCTGCCTCTTTCTGGTCAGTTACCTGACCTATCACTTCTACGCTGGCTCTACTCGATTTCCCGACATTTACCCCTGGCGGACGATCTATTTGGTCATTCTGCTGACGCATACGGTGCTAGCCGCCGTGCTGGCTCCAATGGCGCTGATCACTCTCTCTCGCGGATTGTCGAAGCGCTTCGACCAGCACCGCCGGATCGCCCGGATCACGCTCCCTATCTGGCTCTACGTGTCGCTGACCGGCGTGCTGATCTACCTCATGCTCTACCATTGGTTCGCGGCTTAATCCCGCTCCAGCTCCCAGTTCTTGGAGATCGCGAACACGACCCAGCCCGCCGCCACGCCGATTAAGTAGCCGTTGGGAAGCCCGACCGCGCAAAGCCCCGTGATCAGCGTCGTCATCCAACCGCGCGCGTCCAGTCCCGATATGCTGACGCGGCGCATCAGCGCGAGCCCCTCGATGAACAGCAGCACGCCCAAAATCGCCTTGGGGAAGATCATGATCAACGTATGGAACGATTCGCTAAAGAAAAGCCCGGAAATCAGATAAAACAGGCCATAGATGACGACCGAGGCGCCCACCCGCGCGCCGAACGCATAATGCCCGGCCATGCCCCCGCTGCCGTGGCAAACCGGTATGCCGCTCAAAAACGGCGAAACCAGATTCATAAAGGAATAGGTCAGGCCCAGCTTTCTCATGCTGGGCGCCCGCTCGGGAAACAAGTCCTTGGCCAATCGATGCGTGGCCAGCAGGGAATTGGCCAGCGACAACGGCAGCTGCGGCAGCGCCAGCACGACTAAACCGGTCATGATGTCCGACCATTGCGGCACGTGCGTCTGAGGCAGGGCAAAGCCGACGCCCGCCGCCAACTTCGCCCAATCCATGTCGAATATCCCCGAGTAGACCGCGCCTAAGCCCACAACAACCAGAGCCGCCGGTACGCGCCGAT comes from the Armatimonadota bacterium genome and includes:
- a CDS encoding heme-copper oxidase subunit III — its product is MSASDAQPIVPPPSSDLARDRLPDNWPNAQPNPEVTTRLGVLLFLVSLGALFAALAAIFLYRLGDRLDYRFEAPRILWASTAAILLSDIAYFLGQRAIRRDLKNMLLLWVGGALALGIAFTTMQALAWVELLMLGITAQSNPFSGMFYLFTAIHALHVAVGLGLLVAVLYGAYLHRYSAARRSFVDLTGLYWRFLNIVWLGLFYLLVIL
- a CDS encoding SCO family protein, with protein sequence MNIRLALWTLLICVLGGVSVAFFLKNRPALAALPVVKSVPDFSLAGHDGNPIALKDLKGKVWAADFFFASCSGICPTMQKNLTQAHKAFAKEPNFRMLSITVDPERDTVEILSEYSKNWDADAKGWLFVTGDRKAIYQLARHGFLLTAEPAPKGEDGGPDDFIHSEKTALVDKKGQIRGYYDATNPEAVKQMIKDARGLLAE
- a CDS encoding transporter, which gives rise to MGDLGTDLPLIAAMIIAAKLDAASVLILFGALQIMTGLVYRMPMPVQPLKAMAAIVIAQKLSPETLYGGGLAIGIMVLVLAASGALGWLAKTIPTPVVRGVQFGLGMNLATLAGKEFIAPSDAAGWALAAVSIALVFGLWGNRRVPAALVVVGLGAVYSGIFDMDWAKLAAGVGFALPQTHVPQWSDIMTGLVVLALPQLPLSLANSLLATHRLAKDLFPERAPSMRKLGLTYSFMNLVSPFLSGIPVCHGSGGMAGHYAFGARVGASVVIYGLFYLISGLFFSESFHTLIMIFPKAILGVLLFIEGLALMRRVSISGLDARGWMTTLITGLCAVGLPNGYLIGVAAGWVVFAISKNWELERD
- a CDS encoding DUF420 domain-containing protein; its protein translation is MNWIDQLPTVNACLNSTSFVLLLLGYVQIRKRNINAHRAFMGSAFAVSCLFLVSYLTYHFYAGSTRFPDIYPWRTIYLVILLTHTVLAAVLAPMALITLSRGLSKRFDQHRRIARITLPIWLYVSLTGVLIYLMLYHWFAA
- the cyoE gene encoding protoheme IX farnesyltransferase — protein: MKATAVADATVSQRTNRLRQYYLLSKPRVTLLVWITTCAGLLTGVLVSGASVSPLIVFHALVGSWFVIASANALNQALEHREDGQMARTANRPVPAGRVSYDEAVAVGVAWGVIGVLQLAFFVNLLTAFLGALSIALYVGAYTPLKKVTPLCTGIGAIPGAIPPLAGYTAATGEITPLAFLLFLVQFFWQFPHFWAIAWLNREDYAKAGFLMLPVRNNPERSTGLLAFVYALALIPVAAMPALYLHRPVLYLIGAILLSAWFAAKAYRFAKQPDQSTAKKTLLASVAFLPVWLILLILGAA